From candidate division WOR-3 bacterium:
TGGATTATTGGGATTGGAGATATTGATTATTTGCAGCCCTGCAAAATCATCAGCAATATAAGCATAAGAACCACTCACAAAGACCTTGCGCGCATAGTTTAAGGGATTGAAATAACTTACTTCGTAAGGATTATTCGGTGTTGATACATTAACTATTCTTAATCCGCCATAATCATCTGCCACATAGGCATAATTACCATATTGAACGACCTCGTATGAATTTCCCGGAGTATTATAATAACCAACTTCATAAGGAGATACAGGATTGCTTATATTTATGATTCTCATCCCGGCATCAAAATTTGCCAGATATGCATAATTACCAGATACCCAGACACCCATACACCAGCCAGAAGGAAAACACGAACCAACATAGTATGGATTTGACGGGTCAGAAACATTGAGAATCAAAAATCCTGCCACCATATCAGCAATATATGCATAGACACCAGAAACAAAAACATCCCAGGCAATACCTGGTGTATCATAACTTCCAACCTGATATGGATTTGACGGATCAGCAATATTGAGTATAATCAATCCACCCATATCATAGTCTGCAATATACGCATAACTACCCGCAACTACAACTGCCATTGCAAGTCCCTGGTCCTGGTCCCAGTAGCCAACCTCAACAGGGTTTGCTGGGTTGGAGACATTAATAATTCTTATCCCATCAGTCCAGTCTGCAACATAGGCATAAGAGCCCGAGACATAGACATCCTTTGCCCTTCCTGGTGTAATGATTGACCCTAACTTAGCAGGTGAACTCGGCGTGGTCACATCCCATATCTCCAATCCGTATTTACCATCTGCAATGTATAATCGGTTATTGAGATAAAATAAACCTTCAACAAAACCCCTTGATTTAATCTGCGAGACTTCAACTGGAGCTGAAGGGTTTGCTACATTCAAAACACTGACTCCACCACCTGAACCCATAAACACAAGATTTCGCGCCTGGTCTATTGCCACTGCATTTGAAGGACCAAAGGGCCAGTTTCCAATGAATCTAACATTTGATGAGTCATAGGCAAAGATAGAATTATCCCCACTCCCGATTGTTTGAAAAAAAGCAAAAAAACATAGACAGATAAAATTCATAAAACCTCCCTGCTCTAATGTAAAAAATTTTATTCAAAATATTTTACAAGTCAAGCATCCATATCAAATCAATCTTATTATCCCCTCTTTATCCTTCTTTACCCTTATTCCCCCATCTTCACCCCTTTTCTTCCTTCTTCACCCTTTCACACTAATCCTTCTATCCTCACGCCTTCAGGGGATTCTACTACAAAAGAAACTTCTATTTTTAACTCTTTTTCTGGTCCTAATTCACCTTTCCAGTAATAGATACCAAGGTCCTTCTCCTGTTCAGAAGGTTCAGGTTCAAATTTCACATCCTGAATCTTCAATTCTGGACTCTGTGGAACTGGTAATTGGTCAATAAGTGTATATTTAACAGGTTTTTTATGGAAATTTTTCACAATATTTTCATAGGCAAACTCATATTTAAGAACCTTCTTCACAAGCCCGGTCTTTTCAATGTGTGATTTTTTCTGTTTCCTTTCCACTTTTAGATGTTCGTCAACACCAAAAGAGAATACTATTCTCTCATTCGGTGCGATTGTATCAAGATAAACCTTACCGGTCAAATCATCACCAACATAGGTGTTTCCTTCGCCACTCAAAAATAGATAGGCAGTTGTATTCTTCGCTTCCCCTTTCAAATATGCGAGTTCTGTGATTCTTGGGATAATAAAATATTCAAATTCTGCATCCAGTAGAGCATCGCAGATTTTTACTTTTTTCGCCTGTTCACCACTTCTAATCATATATTTGCCGGGTAAGGGATATCTAACAGCAATTCCAGTTTCTACCGGAGGTGCTGGCTCGTATTCAACCTTTTGGTCCATTGCTGGTGCAGATGCCAATGCTTCAGCAGACTCTGGAGGCATTGCCCGCTTTGCTTTTGCTGGTGCTGGTCTTGGTATATAAATGTTTATATACCAGGGTTGTGGTTCTGGTGCAACCCCACCGATAGACGGCTGTGCGGTTGATAAAATTATCTGAGCATTATCCCAGTCTTCCCCTGTTCTCTGTTCAATCTTGGCAAAATAAGAAAGTTCAATCTTTGATTCAGAAGGATTAGCCCTGACTTCATAGTAAGTATACCAGTTTGCACCATATACTACATAACTGATTTCTATCTGTCCTTTACCTTTTGATTGCGGATAGGCATCAAAAATAATGGTCTTTTTATTCTGGGATACTGCCTGCATGTCGTTCATTTCCCTTTTCAACTCTTCCATTTTCTCTCTGAGTTCAATCCTTTTGCGCTCTATTTCGGCAATTCTCTTTTTGACATTGAAAAGTTCTTCACCAATAAAATTCAATCCTGCACGCCAGGCGTCAGGTGAAATACTTCCGGTAAAGAGTTCTTTTGAAATGGTCTGGGGACTGCTCACCGAGATTGTGCTGAGATACTTCGCTTTTTCCTGCAGGACTATGGTCTCATCAGCAAGGGCTCTGTCTTCTATTGAGATTTCTTTAATCCTATCTTCAATTTTCTTTACATTTGGAGCCAGTTCTTTTGTATATCCAGGCTTTACCTGGACTTCACCCACTTTTATGCCCTTTGCCTTTATCCGCACTGATTCATCATCAAGAGAACCGGGAAGATTTGGAATTAAAATATCAGTACTTTCATTTAAATTGACTTCACAGGTTCTTATTACCTGAACACGGTCAGGATAAACTATGATTGTATCAATCTTTGGAAAAATTTCTATTTCTGGCATAAAACCTCCTCAGATATTTCAAATAAAAAGATCAACAAGGCTCAAAGGGGCTCAAGAAATGAATCTGTCATAAGGAATGGCGAATGGCATACATGGCAAGTAAGGGCAATGAAAGGAAAATTAAAGAACAGAATAAGACTTCGCTTGTCGGCTGCGAAAAGCGTTTCGTATTTCGAAATTCGTTTGTCGTCAAACGAAACCGATATACCAAACCGTTTCGCTTTTCTAAACCGTCAGACGAAACCCAATCGTTAATCATATCCTGTTCTTTAGTCCTTTTGCCATCTTGAGCCTTCTTTAGCCTTTTTTCACCTTCTGTATTACCATAAGTCTTTCTTTAATAAAGCATTTCTTCAACATTTGCCGTCTCCGGTGCCTCAACTGAGAATGAGCTCTTTATCTTGAATGTTTCACCTGGTTTGATTGTAACCTTCCAGTAGTATATTCCGCGGTCTTTATCTTCTTCGCTCGGTTTGGGTTCAAGTTTAATATCTGTAACCTTTATATCTGCCTCCTGTGATACCGGTACCTGGTCAATTATTGTGCAGTTGATTTCTTTATTGCGGAAATTTTTGATTGAATTTTCATATAGAAGTTCATGTTTTTTTATCTTTTTGAACAGACCGCCTTTCGTAACCTTTGACTTTTTTAGTTCTCTTTGAACCTTTATCATTTCGTCAACGCCAAATGATACAGTTGTTGATTCATCAGGTGCAAGATTGTGGAAATTTGTCCTGCCCGTAAAATCATCACCGACATAAGTTCCTGCTTCACCTGCAAGAAATAGATAGTCTGATTTATTCTGGAATTTGCCTGTTGAATAAGCAAGTTCGGAAAGTCTTGGGATTATTAGATATTCAAAATCAGCATTAAAGTTTGTTTCATAGATTTGAATCTTTTTTTCTGGTTCACCACTCTTGATAGAATATCTGCCCGGAAGCGGATACCAGACAGAGATACCGGCTTCCACTGCAGGGGCACCTTTCTGATATGTGATGATTTGGTCTATCTCACTGACAGCCTCCTTTGCCACCTCGGCAGGTGCAGCCATTGGTGCCCTTATCTCTGTTTCGTATTCATACGAATATATATACCACGGCTCCGGTGTTGGTGCAGTTCCGCCTAAAGCAGGTTTTCCGGTGCTCAAAATGATTTTTGTATCATCCCAGTCTTCCCCGGTCCGTTGGCTAATTTTTCCAAAATATGTAAGTGCGATATTACCTTTGGACGGGTTTGCCCTCAATTCATAGTATGTCTTCCATGATGCCCCATAAAGAATATAGTTCAATTCTATTCTATAATTCCCTAACTTATCTGGACGGGCATCAAATTTGATTGTTTTTCTGTTCTCTATCAATGCCTTTGTATCATTATATTTTCTTCTAAGAGTATCCAATTCGGTTTGCAAATCCTTGCGTTCTCTTTCAATCTGTGCGGTGCGCGATTTGGTACTGAGCAGGCCATCCACCATAAATTTTAATCCCTGTTCCCAGGCAGAAGGTGAAATTTTCCCTGTATATACCTCCTTTGAAATCACATCCGGTGCACCGACCGAAATCGTCTGCAGGAATTTTTCTTTTTCTTTAACCACTGCAAGTTCGTCCGAGAGCGCACGGTCTTTTTGTTCAAGTGATTTTATTTTATCCTCAAGTTCTTTTATTCTTGGATGGGGTTGTGCGGTATAACCTTTCTGAATCTGGACTTCACCGATTGCCAGACCATTTGCCTTTATCCTTACTGACTGGTCATCAAGACTGCCGGGCAAATCTGCAAAGATCAATTCAGCGGATTTATCAAGATATATATTAGCAACCCTTGAGACCATTACCCTATCACTATAGATTATCACGGAATCAATCCTTGAATCTACAGTGATATTTATGCCCATAAGAAGCAAAAGTGTTAACATAAAACCCCCTTTTTAAAAATACCTAAATTCCTAACTTTCCCTTCTTGTCATTTTTAATCCCCCTATTATCCCCCTTTAGAAAAGGGGGAACAAGGGGGATTTGCACTCCAAACAATTTTACCAAAATGACAAGC
This genomic window contains:
- a CDS encoding DUF4139 domain-containing protein, giving the protein MPEIEIFPKIDTIIVYPDRVQVIRTCEVNLNESTDILIPNLPGSLDDESVRIKAKGIKVGEVQVKPGYTKELAPNVKKIEDRIKEISIEDRALADETIVLQEKAKYLSTISVSSPQTISKELFTGSISPDAWRAGLNFIGEELFNVKKRIAEIERKRIELREKMEELKREMNDMQAVSQNKKTIIFDAYPQSKGKGQIEISYVVYGANWYTYYEVRANPSESKIELSYFAKIEQRTGEDWDNAQIILSTAQPSIGGVAPEPQPWYINIYIPRPAPAKAKRAMPPESAEALASAPAMDQKVEYEPAPPVETGIAVRYPLPGKYMIRSGEQAKKVKICDALLDAEFEYFIIPRITELAYLKGEAKNTTAYLFLSGEGNTYVGDDLTGKVYLDTIAPNERIVFSFGVDEHLKVERKQKKSHIEKTGLVKKVLKYEFAYENIVKNFHKKPVKYTLIDQLPVPQSPELKIQDVKFEPEPSEQEKDLGIYYWKGELGPEKELKIEVSFVVESPEGVRIEGLV
- a CDS encoding mucoidy inhibitor MuiA family protein, with amino-acid sequence MLTLLLLMGINITVDSRIDSVIIYSDRVMVSRVANIYLDKSAELIFADLPGSLDDQSVRIKANGLAIGEVQIQKGYTAQPHPRIKELEDKIKSLEQKDRALSDELAVVKEKEKFLQTISVGAPDVISKEVYTGKISPSAWEQGLKFMVDGLLSTKSRTAQIERERKDLQTELDTLRRKYNDTKALIENRKTIKFDARPDKLGNYRIELNYILYGASWKTYYELRANPSKGNIALTYFGKISQRTGEDWDDTKIILSTGKPALGGTAPTPEPWYIYSYEYETEIRAPMAAPAEVAKEAVSEIDQIITYQKGAPAVEAGISVWYPLPGRYSIKSGEPEKKIQIYETNFNADFEYLIIPRLSELAYSTGKFQNKSDYLFLAGEAGTYVGDDFTGRTNFHNLAPDESTTVSFGVDEMIKVQRELKKSKVTKGGLFKKIKKHELLYENSIKNFRNKEINCTIIDQVPVSQEADIKVTDIKLEPKPSEEDKDRGIYYWKVTIKPGETFKIKSSFSVEAPETANVEEMLY
- a CDS encoding T9SS type A sorting domain-containing protein, giving the protein MNFICLCFFAFFQTIGSGDNSIFAYDSSNVRFIGNWPFGPSNAVAIDQARNLVFMGSGGGVSVLNVANPSAPVEVSQIKSRGFVEGLFYLNNRLYIADGKYGLEIWDVTTPSSPAKLGSIITPGRAKDVYVSGSYAYVADWTDGIRIINVSNPANPVEVGYWDQDQGLAMAVVVAGSYAYIADYDMGGLIILNIADPSNPYQVGSYDTPGIAWDVFVSGVYAYIADMVAGFLILNVSDPSNPYYVGSCFPSGWCMGVWVSGNYAYLANFDAGMRIINISNPVSPYEVGYYNTPGNSYEVVQYGNYAYVADDYGGLRIVNVSTPNNPYEVSYFNPLNYARKVFVSGSYAYIADDFAGLQIINISNPNNPSRAGYLDTPGISWDVFVNNNIAYVADYTSMRIINVSLPSNPIELGSWPSPGIALSVYVSGNYAYVADWNMGLRIINVSTPSNPIEVGVCMPPSWAKDVFVVGNYAYVADTSMGLVIINVSNPYAPSIVGVCDIPGYAWGVYVSGTYAYVLDWYQGLRIIDISIPSNPQQVGFCSLTGFNEDIYVSSGYAYIAGYQTGLRIVDVTIPTNPFEVGYYITPDLAYGVYVSGNNTYIADYGAGLQVYQGPLVGIQETEKKQICSNTLIYPNPVVCSFKVDFPEGIETLKIYDASGRYRGICRPTNGVIYLPSALKSGVYFLKSGDFTIRFVKVK